In one window of Leptospira sp. WS92.C1 DNA:
- a CDS encoding disulfide oxidoreductase codes for MTEVVKPRFYKEMTVGEAMNVHPEAGLVFSSYHLGGCSHCSINELETIEQVCMGYGVEVEVLVESLNNLLEDSED; via the coding sequence ATGACAGAAGTGGTCAAGCCAAGATTTTATAAGGAAATGACGGTCGGTGAAGCGATGAACGTACATCCGGAAGCGGGACTCGTATTCTCAAGCTACCATTTAGGTGGCTGCTCTCACTGCTCGATCAACGAACTGGAAACCATCGAACAAGTTTGTATGGGATACGGTGTAGAAGTGGAAGTTCTGGTGGAAAGCCTAAACAATCTCCTGGAAGATTCGGAAGACTGA
- a CDS encoding 6-carboxytetrahydropterin synthase: MFFEESGRFYIRIEERFESSHFLYRYFPDGSDEPIHGHSWKVELFLSGKKNIGEDGISFDFLTSKQKLKELVGKLDHLLINDLEEFKKINPTSENIARWFYHYLKESVHTAGGKVDRIVIHEGPENLAFFEPTFFP; this comes from the coding sequence ATGTTTTTTGAAGAATCAGGAAGATTTTATATCCGAATCGAGGAGCGTTTTGAGTCCTCCCATTTTCTCTATCGATATTTTCCGGACGGCTCGGACGAACCCATTCATGGTCATTCTTGGAAGGTAGAATTATTTCTTTCTGGAAAGAAGAATATCGGAGAAGACGGGATCAGTTTTGATTTTCTCACATCCAAACAAAAATTGAAAGAGCTGGTGGGAAAGTTGGATCATCTTTTGATCAACGATTTGGAGGAATTTAAAAAAATCAACCCCACTTCCGAAAACATCGCACGCTGGTTTTATCACTATCTTAAGGAAAGTGTTCATACTGCCGGCGGTAAAGTGGACAGAATCGTAATTCATGAAGGTCCTGAAAATCTCGCCTTTTTCGAGCCGACATTCTTCCCGTAA